A single region of the Maylandia zebra isolate NMK-2024a linkage group LG17, Mzebra_GT3a, whole genome shotgun sequence genome encodes:
- the LOC112436287 gene encoding inactive tyrosine-protein kinase transmembrane receptor ROR1-like encodes MEMVRKRQLLPCPEDCPPRFYGLMTECWQEGPARRPRFKDIHARLRAWEGLSSHASSSTPSGGGGNATTQTTSLSASPVSNLSNPRYAAAAAAAAGYLYPAQAIPAPGQMGAVPAWTPMAMTQTHQRFIPVNGYPISPGYAAFPAHFAPPAPPTRVIQHHLPPPKSRSPSSASGSTSTGHVSGVPSTTGSNHDANTPLLSHCIMPGSGGGSAQVYGQISQKGMVDHVSQTSALLTPDSDVLMYNDSVITADL; translated from the exons ATGGAGATGGTGAGAAAGAGGCAGCTGCTGCCCTGCCCCGAAGACTGCCCACCAAG GTTTTATGGTCTGATGACAGAGTGCTGGCAGGAAGGACCAGCACGTCGGCCGCGCTTCAAGGATATTCACGCCCGCCTGCGAGCTTGGGAGGGGTTGTCGTCCCACGCCAGCTCCAGCACGCCCTCTGGAGGAGGAGGCAACGCCACCACTCAGACCACCTCGCTCAGCGCCAGCCCCGTCAGCAACCTTAGCAACCCACGCTATGCTGCCGCTGCTGCCGCCGCCGCGGGGTACCTCTACCCAGCCCAGGCTATTCCCGCGCCGGGACAGATGGGTGCAGTTCCAGCATGGACGCCCATGGCCATGACCCAAACCCACCAGCGCTTTATCCCAGTCAACGGATACCCAATCTCGCCAGGATACGCAGCATTCCCAGCTCACTTTGCACCCCCAGCTCCGCCTACTAGGGTAATCCAGCACCACCTGCCCCCTCCCAAAAGCCGCTCCCCCAGCAGCGCTAGCGGCTCCACCAGCACGGGTCACGTCAGCGGTGTGCCCTCCACTACGGGCTCCAACCATGACGCCAACACGCCACTGCTGTCCCACTGCATCATGCCGGGGAGCGGCGGAGGGTCGGCTCAGGTGTACGGACAAATCTCCCAGAAGGGGATGGTGGACCACGTGTCTCAGACGTCAGCACTGCTTACCCCTGACTCTGATGTGCTGATGTACAACGACTCAGTCATCACTGCAGACCTGTAA
- the LOC143413231 gene encoding uncharacterized protein LOC143413231, which produces MYISKYREAIVLENKYKNEHRTMVPRTVKAPSHREMCPQRPEGEKPEHTFRKKPEHTGMKKVMAQPACVDTRKGDKQLLEKSGLVPFYLQKNDYGIVPGYLRRRKAEKEKAKQDNDAWLTKQQETVKPLAEQEKQNILQGLKRRFNELNFEYQSLPFTISPSQHKKYNYKMFLEEAMSQVEKDIALFEEHKYIYVGREDASDEQQLQRTPLPPIRPKNTKLTPAPQVTQPTKKETFSTDNLPPFRRMCVPPISRSGKQPIPTQSVIIPQPSPVPLPPICKKAESTPRPPVRPPMKRGVTPILPPISTKKL; this is translated from the coding sequence atgtatatttctaaATACAGGGAAGCAATTGtattagaaaataaatataaaaatgaacacagGACCATGGTGCCAAGAACAGTTAAGGCCCCATCTCATCGCGAAATGTGCCCACAGAGGCCAGAAGGCGAAAAACCTGAACACACATTCAGGAAAAAACCAGAACACACAGGCATGAAGAAAGTCATGGCTCAACCTGCTTGTGTGGATACACGCAAAGGGGACAAGCAGCTCCTTGAGAAATCTGGACTTGTCCccttttatttacagaaaaacGATTACGGAATCGTTCCAGGCTACCTGCGTAGAAGaaaggcagagaaagaaaaggctaagcaggacaatgatgcctggttaacaaaacaacaggaaacagttAAACCACTGGCCGAACAGGAGAAACAAAACATTCTCCAGGGCCTAAAGAGGAGGTTTAATGAGCTAAACTTTGAATATCAATCCCTCCCTTTTACTATCTCcccttcacagcacaaaaaatacaattacaaaatgtttctcgAAGAGGCAATGAGTCAAGTTGAAAAAGACATTGCCCTTTTTGAGgaacataaatacatttacgTAGGCAGGGAAGATGCATCTGACGAACAACAGTTACAGCGGACTCCACTGCCACCCATTAGACCGAAAAACACAAAGTTGACACCCGCTCCTCAAGTCACACAACCAACGAAAAAGGAAACTTTCTCGACCGACAACCTACCACCTTTTCGTAGGATGTGTGTTCCACCTATATCCAGAAGTGGAAAGCAACCGATTCCCACCCAATCAGTTATAATTCCACAACCTAGTCCTGTCCCTCTGCCACCTATTTGTAAAAAAGCTGAATCTACACCCCGACCACCTGTAAGACCTCCAATGAAACGAGGTGTAACACCCATCCTTCCACCCATTtccaccaaaaagctgtag